One segment of Strix aluco isolate bStrAlu1 chromosome 4, bStrAlu1.hap1, whole genome shotgun sequence DNA contains the following:
- the FABP1 gene encoding fatty acid-binding protein, liver gives MSFTGKYELQSQENFEPFMKALGLPDDQIQKGKDIKSISEIVQDGKKFKVTVTTGSKVLHNEFTIGEECEMEMLTGEKVKAVVQLEGNNRLVANLKGLKSVTELNGDTITNTLTMGDLTYKRISKRI, from the exons ATGAGCTTCACTGGAAAGTATGAACTCCAGTCTCAGGAAAATTTTGAGCCTTTTATGAAAGCGCTCG GGCTTCCCGATGACCAGATCCAGAAGGGCAAAGACATCAAGAGCATCTCAGAAATCGTGCAGGATGGGAAAAAGTTCAAGGTTACCGTGACCACTGGCTCCAAAGTGCTGCACAACGAGTTCACCATTGGGGAGGAGTGTGAGATGGAGATGTTAACAGGAGAGAAAGTCAAG GCTGTTGTTCAGCTGGAGGGTAACAACAGACTGGTCGCCAACCTGAAAGGGCTGAAATCTGTCACTGAACTCAACGGAGACACCATCACCAAT acGCTGACCATGGGAGACCTCACCTACAAAAGAATCAGCAAAAGAATCTAG
- the SMYD1 gene encoding histone-lysine N-methyltransferase SMYD1 isoform X1, with the protein MTKGGMESVEVFTSEGKGRGLKAQKEFLPGDVIFAEPAYAAVVFDSLTHVICHTCFKRQERLHRCGQCKFAYYCDRTCQRAAWLNHKNECSAIKKHGKAPTENIRLAARIMWKIEREGSGLSEGCLVSIDDLQNHVDSFSEEEKKELRADIESFLEFWPPQSQQFGMQYISHIFGVINCNGFTLSDQRGLQAVGVGIFPNLCQANHDCWPNCTVIFNNGNHEAVRSMFHTQMRIELRALSKISPGDELTVSYVDFLNVSEERRKQLKKQYYFDCTCEHCKKQIKDDLMLAAKAGESKPSAETVKEVIQFSKDTLEKINKARMEGLYHEVVKLCRECLKKQEPVLGDTNIYLLRILSIASEVLSYLQMFEEAADYAKRMVDGYLKIYHPNNAQLGMAVMRAGVTHWHAGLIEAGHGLICKAYAILLITHGPSHPITKDLEVMRVQTEMELRMFQQNEFMYYKMREAALKNQKIQVMPEPSNDTSPSLFHKKE; encoded by the exons CCTGACGCACGTCATCTGTCACACATGCTTCAAACGGCAGGAGAGGCTCCACCGCTGCGGCCAGTGCAAGTTTGCCTACTACTGCGACCGGACCTGCCAGAGAGCGGCTTGGCTGAACCACAAAAATGAGTGCTCTGCCATCAAGAAGCACGGCAAGGCACCCACCGAAAACATCAG GCTGGCTGCCCGCATCATGTGGAAGATAGAAAGGGAAGGCAGCGGGCTGTCAGAGGGCTGCCTGGTCTCCATCGATGACCTGCAGAACCACGTGGACAGCTTTagtgaggaggagaagaaggagctCCGTGCCGACATTGAGAGCTTCCTCGAGTTTTGGCCACCCCAGAGCCAGCAGTTCGGCATGCAGTACATCTCCCACATATTTGGAGTG ATCAACTGCAACGGCTTTACCCTCAGTGACCAACGAGGACTGCAGGCTGTTGGTGTGGGAATCTTCCCCAATCTCTGCCAAGCCAACCATGACTGCTGGCCCAACTGTACCGTCATCTTCAACAACGGCAA tcATGAGGCTGTAAGGTCAATGTTCCACACACAGATGAG GATCGAACTGCGGGCACTGAGCAAGATTTCTCCAGGGGATGAGCTGACTGTTTCCTACGTGGATTTCCTCAATGTGAGCGAGGAACGGCGGAAGCAGCTGAAGAAGCAGTATTACTTCGACTGCACCTGTGAGCACTGCAAGAAACAGATCAAGGACGACCTGATGCTGGCAGCGAAGGCGGGGGAAAGCAAG ccctctgcagagACGGTGAAGGAGGTCATCCAGTTCTCCAAGGACACGCTGGAGAAGATCAACAAGGCCCGCATGGAGGGACTTTACCACGAA GTCGTGAAGCTGTGCCGCGAGTGCCTGAAGAAACAGGAGCCTGTGCTGGGGGATACAAATATCTACCTCCTGAGGATCCTCAGCATCGCCTCCGAGGTGCTCTCCTACCTCCAGATGTTTGAGGAAGCAGCTGACTATGCCAAGAGGATGGTGGATGGCTACCT GAAAATATACCATCCCAACAATGCACAGTTGGGGATGGCCGTGATGCGGGCAGGAGTGACTCACTGGCATGCAGGTCTCATTGAAGCTGGACATGGCTTGATCTGTAAAGCCTATGCCATTCTCCTGATAACCCATGGACCTTCCCACCCTATTACTAAAGACCTGGAG GTCATGCGTGTCCAGACGGAGATGGAGCTGCGCATGTTCCAGCAGAATGAGTTCATGTATTACAAGATGAGGGAAGCTGCCCTCAAAAACCAAAAGATTCAAGTCATGCCTGAACCCAGCAATGACACCTCACCAAGCCTCTTCCACAAGAAGGAATAA
- the SMYD1 gene encoding histone-lysine N-methyltransferase SMYD1 isoform X2: MTKGGMESVEVFTSEGKGRGLKAQKEFLPGDVIFAEPAYAAVVFDSLTHVICHTCFKRQERLHRCGQCKFAYYCDRTCQRAAWLNHKNECSAIKKHGKAPTENIRLAARIMWKIEREGSGLSEGCLVSIDDLQNHVDSFSEEEKKELRADIESFLEFWPPQSQQFGMQYISHIFGVINCNGFTLSDQRGLQAVGVGIFPNLCQANHDCWPNCTVIFNNGKIELRALSKISPGDELTVSYVDFLNVSEERRKQLKKQYYFDCTCEHCKKQIKDDLMLAAKAGESKPSAETVKEVIQFSKDTLEKINKARMEGLYHEVVKLCRECLKKQEPVLGDTNIYLLRILSIASEVLSYLQMFEEAADYAKRMVDGYLKIYHPNNAQLGMAVMRAGVTHWHAGLIEAGHGLICKAYAILLITHGPSHPITKDLEVMRVQTEMELRMFQQNEFMYYKMREAALKNQKIQVMPEPSNDTSPSLFHKKE, from the exons CCTGACGCACGTCATCTGTCACACATGCTTCAAACGGCAGGAGAGGCTCCACCGCTGCGGCCAGTGCAAGTTTGCCTACTACTGCGACCGGACCTGCCAGAGAGCGGCTTGGCTGAACCACAAAAATGAGTGCTCTGCCATCAAGAAGCACGGCAAGGCACCCACCGAAAACATCAG GCTGGCTGCCCGCATCATGTGGAAGATAGAAAGGGAAGGCAGCGGGCTGTCAGAGGGCTGCCTGGTCTCCATCGATGACCTGCAGAACCACGTGGACAGCTTTagtgaggaggagaagaaggagctCCGTGCCGACATTGAGAGCTTCCTCGAGTTTTGGCCACCCCAGAGCCAGCAGTTCGGCATGCAGTACATCTCCCACATATTTGGAGTG ATCAACTGCAACGGCTTTACCCTCAGTGACCAACGAGGACTGCAGGCTGTTGGTGTGGGAATCTTCCCCAATCTCTGCCAAGCCAACCATGACTGCTGGCCCAACTGTACCGTCATCTTCAACAACGGCAA GATCGAACTGCGGGCACTGAGCAAGATTTCTCCAGGGGATGAGCTGACTGTTTCCTACGTGGATTTCCTCAATGTGAGCGAGGAACGGCGGAAGCAGCTGAAGAAGCAGTATTACTTCGACTGCACCTGTGAGCACTGCAAGAAACAGATCAAGGACGACCTGATGCTGGCAGCGAAGGCGGGGGAAAGCAAG ccctctgcagagACGGTGAAGGAGGTCATCCAGTTCTCCAAGGACACGCTGGAGAAGATCAACAAGGCCCGCATGGAGGGACTTTACCACGAA GTCGTGAAGCTGTGCCGCGAGTGCCTGAAGAAACAGGAGCCTGTGCTGGGGGATACAAATATCTACCTCCTGAGGATCCTCAGCATCGCCTCCGAGGTGCTCTCCTACCTCCAGATGTTTGAGGAAGCAGCTGACTATGCCAAGAGGATGGTGGATGGCTACCT GAAAATATACCATCCCAACAATGCACAGTTGGGGATGGCCGTGATGCGGGCAGGAGTGACTCACTGGCATGCAGGTCTCATTGAAGCTGGACATGGCTTGATCTGTAAAGCCTATGCCATTCTCCTGATAACCCATGGACCTTCCCACCCTATTACTAAAGACCTGGAG GTCATGCGTGTCCAGACGGAGATGGAGCTGCGCATGTTCCAGCAGAATGAGTTCATGTATTACAAGATGAGGGAAGCTGCCCTCAAAAACCAAAAGATTCAAGTCATGCCTGAACCCAGCAATGACACCTCACCAAGCCTCTTCCACAAGAAGGAATAA